The Ptychodera flava strain L36383 chromosome 3 unlocalized genomic scaffold, AS_Pfla_20210202 Scaffold_26__1_contigs__length_13983176_pilon, whole genome shotgun sequence genome segment CTACATTGTCCTTCGTGCAGAAAAACGTGCCCTATTCCAACTGGTGGCGTACAAAACCTAGATAATAACTTTTACCTGAATTCATTGCTGGAAACCATTCAACGAAGACCAGCACGTAACGCCGTCAGACACAATGAAAAATGCGATATCTGTAACGAAAGCGAGGCTCCACATATCTAGACTGCCAGTTACAGTATAACTGTGTCAACTTTATACGTATCCACACAAAATCAAGAGCTTCTTCTTATCATAATGTTTTACCTCTGAAGGAGTACAATGAGAAACGGGACATTGATCCGTCTTCAGTCCTGCCAGTGGCACACTGTGACAAGCATAGAAATAACGAATTCAGATATTTCTGCAAAACGTGTCAAGTACCGATATGTTCCGAATGTACAGTGATGGAACACCCGAATAAGAGTCACAGTTACGATTACTTGCAGACCATAGCAGACAGATACAAAGATGACTTGTTGAAATATCTTAAGAGGTTTGAAGTGAAAGCAGAGGAGGTCGATAAATGTAAAACAGCGGCCATGAAAATTTGCAACGAATACATTAGAAAACCAGAAACAGAACAAAAGAAGGTATTGAAGAAGAGTACTGATTTACGAAGCAGACTTTCTTTTGAGGAAAATGCTCTGAAAGCGGAAGTTAAGAGAGAATACGATATTCGCATTCAAACTCAAAATGACCAGATACATGACTTGCAATTCCGCTATTGTAGACTGATTAGTATGATGAACTACCTGGAATATTTAGTTCAACATAAGAATGCAGCTCAACTTATGTTAACTAAAGAAAGCGTGGTTAATTGTGTCCAAGAATTGGAAGGTGTGGAAAATAAATATGACATCGACCACGACGAGGTCAAATTTGTTCCAGCCGTTACAACAGAACCATTGCTCGGAACGTTGGTCAGTGTGCAAAATGGATCAAATGACTCGTATTCAGAGTATGACATCAATGACAAAGCCACTCTGACGACCAATGAAACCACAGTGGACCCAGAACCTCTTGGAATTGGCGGTGAACTGACAAACTATAAAATATCCAGAGCAGTCGACTTGCCGGACAGTGTTCGAGAGCGAATTGGCAATAGTTTTCTCATCTGTACTGTATGTTTCATGCTCATTGTAGACCCAAAGATTCTCACATGCCATCACACTTTCTGTGAACGTTGCTTGCAATCTTTACTGGGGGAAGGTGGAACAAGCATTGAGTGTCCAAAATGTGCGATCACGTGCCGGACAACCGTTGATGGAGTCAGGGGTTTAGAGAACAATGTCTATTTACAGTCATTATTAGCCACAGCACCACAAAGTCCAAGTGAAGACTTCGCATTGAGTGGACTGTGCTCTTTGTGTGCTGAAGAGACAGCGACTCATATCTGTATCGGTCGTCGGTTACAGCTATGTTGCAAAGCCTGCAGCAAAACAATCATGAAGCTCAGTCAGTCAGAACTTACTATAGCTGTCCGTGTACTTCCAATAGAAGAATATAAGTGATATAAGTGAAGAAAATGTGATCCAATGACCCGGCCACAGTACAATCCGTATCATATTGTGATACTCACACAGACTATCGCATAAACCTATATTGCGATACATGCAAAATACCAATATGTTCTGCATGCACAGAGATCGACCATAGAAGAGAAAATCACGATGTAAACTTACTAAAAATATTTTCGGATGACTATATCAAAACTTTGATACAATTCATCCGAAAGTTGAAACAACAAACCGTTGTAGTATATGAGAGGAAGTATAAGGAGGTGCTGTTCGTAGATAAACTAAGAACGAACAGTGTCACTGAATTAGAGAAAGTTGCAAGGAAAGCTAAAACCGATCATAAAACTTTGAATTCAGAAGAAGACGCACTCATTGGACAGCTTGAGAAAATCTACAGTGTCAAGGTTAAGGAAATCACAAGTCACACTGATGAGCTTCAGATAAGATACGGTAAATTCGTGAGCATTGTAAGCTACATTGAAATGCTAAGGCATCACAAGAATGCAGCTGATCTAGTAACGGCCAAGAAAAGCGTAACACAACGAATTGAAGAACTGCTGCGGATAGATAGCAAAGTAGTAATTCAACAAAATATTGTTGAATTCAAACCCTACAACGAAATCCAAAAAAGGGAACTGGTCGGACATATATTGTATTACCCTTGCATCACACACAGTGTACAGTTGACACAATTCCACATAGACTGATCAAAGGTCAAAGCGTTGACTTTGTGATTACAACGAAAGACCGCAGGGGTGAAGTGGTGAATACGAAGCAGAAGGTGAAAGTGACTTTGACGTCAGCAGATGGATCTTGCAAAGATGTGAAAGTGACTGAAAATGGTAATGGGACACACACAGTGACAGTTCATGGAGAAATGGTCGGAgattacaaagtttcaatatcagtATCCGGTCAAGCAATACCTGGTTCCCCATTTGACTTTAGAGTTCTCATACCATTGGTGAAGACTTTTGGTGGACCCGGGCATGAAAAAGGATATTTCAATAATCCTACAGGATTAGCATTCGATAGCAATGGAAATTTGGTTGTCGCCGATCACTCCAACAAAGAGTTCAGGTCGTTGATCGAGATGGCTACGTCAAGAAGGTTTTCGCATTTACccagtttgtcaacaaatgtGCACCATTGGATGTAGCCATATCTACAGAAGGTTTGCAATTCATATCAGACTCTCTAAATCAGCAAATTTTGGTGTGTGATAAAGATGGCAAGTTGATCAGATCCTTTGGAGAAGCTGAACTTCGACACCCTCGTGGTATCGCGATTAGTCCACTGAATGGTGTTGTCTACGTGACAGACTGGGATGGAGAGGGTAACGATACTGACAGAGATGGACACTGCATCAGGAAATACACACAAACTGGAGAGTACATCAATTCATTTGGGAGTTATGGACAAAATGAAGGTCAGTTCAGGGGTCCCCATTCCATTGATTTCGACAGTGACGGCAATCTTTATGTATCCGATTTTAACAATTCTCGTGTACAGGTGTTCGACGAAAACGATCGCTTTGTTCGTGCATTTGGAAGCTTTGGTGAAAAAGAAGGACACTTCAAACGCCCGTCGGGTATTGTCGTCAGTCAAGATAAACTTGTTTATGTTGTTGATCAGTATGCAAACAACATCCAAGCATTTGACGTTCACGGAAAATTTATCCATCGTATAGACAGTGGAGAGGACAAGTTAGACCATCCAATGGGTATCGCCCAGTCACGTGATGACCCAAGGAAACTATTTGTGGCAGATAACTTAAATCACTGCATCAAAGTCTTCATCGACTGAACTGCACAATCTTCAACCTGAGTGAAGGATACTATGAACAAATCACTTccgaatgtttttttttgactAATATTACTACACTCTGAATAAAAATAATAGTGACAGAATGCTATTGTCAATGCTTGCTACTGAAAGCGGTCGTATTGAACTGTTTCAATAATATTTAGAAATATATATAATTGAGTTTAACGAAGCTGAACCATCTTCGTCTGATGATAGCTAGAGACATTATACTCGAGTTACTCACATTCTGTGAATTTAATGTGTCTTCACTGATGCATGAATCTGATTTCGACAATCGACATTAACCTCATACACATAATGTACtcaccagatgtgaactgaaaatgctcactgacacgtgtttcattatatattgcatttatctgcaaatttgaacctttgctacatgtttgcaacttcattgaaagtcatATGATCGACATAAGGACACAATGCTAAAGGtacattaagtattcaaatttgtaattactgaaataaaaataattaatttctttgagtaccgttattgtatcaccatttaatatagcatgtgtaattgcctttggtcaagtccttcaagctatgtATGCAAAATTGTAAAAGCTTATTAGCTATGTAAAGTATGAAtgagctgacatgaaaatgtgaaatgactttaaatactgttataaccttgtataatgatcaatgtataGAGCAtcttttgtcaacttttgtcaaGTTAATCCCagtgtatatccctaattaggaaagttcattaaatatgcaaattaggaattggctgaaatacaaatgcaaatgactttcaataaaattgtatcatagtatctttaatgtacatagcaagttttgtcgactttggtttagtcaatacagataaatattccaaattaagaaagttcatcaaatatgcaaattagaaattggctgaagcaaaaatgcttaatgaattTCGATAACATGTATTATAATTCTACGAGTCTATTAAAAGTATGTATTGTAACTCTTTATCATGTATTAATGTAAACGGAAACCTTACTTCTTGGTTTGCAACAACTTATGGAGTCAGACAAGGTGATGTACTTTCCCCAACGCTTTTGTCtatttttatcaataatttagTAATTGAGATTAATGATTTAGCTTTAGGTATCCCAGTTGGTAACTCATTAATTGATATGTTGTATACCGATGATATTGTTTTGCTtgctgaaaatgagacaaatttacaaaagatgATTGACCATCTACAAGATTGGTGCAAAAGGTTGCGTATGATGATGAACAAGTCCAAAACACAAATTGTTCATTTCGAAATATgggacaaatgaaaacagagtttatttttcaatttggtgGTACAAATCTTGACGTAGTTTCTCAGTGTAAATATTTGGGTTTACTTTTGAATCAGttcttaaattttgaagtgactgCTGAAACCCCAGCAAATGCTGCAGGTAGAGCTTTGGGATCAGTTATTTCTAAGATACACATGTTTAATGATTTTAGATATAACACTTTTACAACTCTATTTCATTCCTTGTATTACTCCAATTTTAGATTCTGCAATTTGGGGCTACCGTTTCTCTTCAAAATGTGAGTCAATTCAAAGCAGAGCGATTAGATATTTTCTTGGCGTCCACAAATTTGCCCCTATACTTGCTATAAATGGAGATATGGGTTGGGACCCTTGTCTATTGAGGAATAAATTGAACATGGTAAGACTCTGGAATAGATTAGCAGTTATGCCTGATAACAGAATGATTAAGCAAGTTTTTACTTgggatatcagtttaaaatataaaaactgggctaaagatatgtttgatttattttcaaaaattggtttgcAGGATAAATTTGGTAATTTAGAGGCTTGTAGTATTCCTGTCATTAAAGATGCATTAAAAACGTTGTATATTAGTAACTTTACCTCCCAACTGAGTGAAAAGCCCAAACTGCGTACATATTTGATGTTTAAGacggaatatggaatggagaaatatttacaatttcccATTTCTAGATCAAAAAGATCACTTTTAGCACAATTGAGAGTTGGTATCTTACCTCTGAAAATTGAAACTGGGCGTTACACGAATGTGCCTAAAGAGGAAAGACTATGTGATTTTTGTCCAAATGTAGTAGAAGAtgagctccattttatttttgattgcaCACTTTACAATGTTATTAGGAAACAATAGTTCTCTAAAGCCAGAAACTTGTGCTCTGTATTTGATTCATTtgatgtacaacagaaactcaaaTTTCTAATGAGCGACATGCCATCCAATTGGCATCCTATGTCTatcatgcattttcaatgagacAAGAAGCTTCTTATACTTAAATTACATTTCGAGCTTTTCATATCTATGTACTTTATTTACTGTTTCagtgtcttgtaagcccttggggctggatgtggcaaccaagctgtttaagaccacacatgacactttaataaataaatataacataacataacataacatataaCATATAGTAtcttaaatacatgtagcaagattcatcaactttggttgagtcaattcagatatatatctctaattagaaatgctcattacttatgcaaataaggaaatggctgaaataaaacTAGTTAATGACTTTTAAAATAATGTTTAATCGTAGTATCTTCAATGCACATTATTCCATCTTTGGGCCAATCAGGTGGCAGATTTTAGGTCCTTGGCAAACAAAAGCCTTCCCGTGACACAAAATTTCGCATACTCAACTTTAACGCTTTGAGAcgaaaaatttcatttgtgGCCAAATTTCCATCACGCGGAAAATTATCTTTGAAACCTTGGCTTGCAAATGGACCGCGTGGTTTTGATTTCTACCATTGTTTTCAGGAGTTTGAAGAGATCTAAAAGGGTGCAGTTAGAGAAAGATATAGATTTGCATTGCCATGTCTCCCAATCCTGGAAAAACCACTCCGATAAGCAATGAAGTCAACTAAAAAAACGACAACAGAGTTGAAATACGGGTTTCTAGCAATCTTTCGAGTGGTCTTATGCCTTATgcggatatcggaccgcaggcgggcggaGACTGCATTATAAGCTCGCCAACCccaactcactgcatggacatcacattaacgccaaagtaccactgcgtattcaaagcttgttgttggtataccagccactgaaagaaaaaaggtttcttcacgtagttaagctatttcaaagtacaatacgattaatttcgaaggatattaatacagatgcttcaaaatctaataccttttactattttggagagaaaacttaccctttctggtcttgcttccgcacgatcacgacttcagggtgcgcttacaagaaaatgtcgcaacttccgttttgatgcatcatgggataggaaaaagcaccaaacttgaacaccaagtgtttagaaatagaacgcctcttgcacgccgatgttaaaattaaaacgttcatggtggttttctgattttcttttcaaattttcaaaatttcaacacgtaataaacgtgtaaaattattttgtatactttcttttttagaaaaaacatgctttcagcaattgtagaccggaaatatttttcacttagtgggaaattcgttacaccaaaatcggTGTaagtttgccggacagcgaggcagtagtaaatttaatatagccattgtaaagtaaaaaaagcaaaagattgttaattgtttcacagtattgtaaaatttctgtgatgctgagtttttgaacacttgaaggagatggttgttaacactacgtgtccaggtttagaacaccattgttaataatatgaacactagtgttaacaatatgaacacaagtcgttcaaatttgaacaccgacacgtacattttgaacgcgtaaagacgcgtctagcgtccgctatttttacagtgctgTGCCCCCTTTCATTGCTAGAATTTAACACCTTACATATGTACCATAACGGTTATGTTAATTTGCGCAAAATATCTAAGTACGTATATTTCACTCCTTGAGTTTGTCAAGAAAGAAGATATATTTAGCTACATGCAGTCTTTAGAAATAATCTAACACCTAATACCATGGTTGCAAAGTTATATACTTTcacaatataaaatatattcatatattatATTCATATATTTGTATAAGTCGACCCGGATTCCCTACCAATTTGTTGCACTAGTAAATGAGGGAAATACGAGTTGATATACCAGTATTGATCTTATACTTTCAGTAATTGAAGCTGACAAATCGAGATGTAGATTGTTTCACCACTTTACGAGATGGCGAGCATAACGTTCAGAGTCTCAGGACTTAGTTATCAGTGTACATTCACTACAAAGTTATATGCGTTTCTAAACTTACGTAACTTCAAAATGATCATCATTATACAATGGTCATCACATGGAATTTatcgccagtctttgattgtttcttaagattaaacaaGAGCACTCCACGGAATGTCccatttttggatttttctcATTGAAGTCTTTAACAATAATTAAACAAACGTATGATGCTACACAATTACAAATATAAGACTTTAATTCTGATTTCATCGAAGTTTTAATTTCCTTCTTGAAAAGTCAAATGAGATAAGGACAAAAGTGAATTACAAAGCGCATAACTTTACGGTAACAAAATTCTCTAGGTAAGAATTATAAGAATCCCATGTTCCGTCAGCGTTTTTATCTTACGCCTCTACATTCcgacttttccccacacagaaactggtcTGGTTGGGATTACAACACATCCACTTAATACTACTGTTCTAGACAAATTTTAGATCAGCCCAATGTATTTTACACCTTTCACGAAACGCATACGCGATTGGATAAAATGGCTGTTCTCGCCATTTCTAATGATCCCTAAGCCTACCTACTGGTCAGAtgttaaattttacacattgtgtTGCCTATGAATAACTTTGAAATCTCTAAAAAACAGCTACACAACTACAAAATTTCGTTGAGATGCCATGGCAGTCAAAGGGAAGAATATATGTCGATGGAAAGCCGACTACAATGTACTGTATGTTTGTGCAGTGGAAGCACCACCATGCGGACTCGGTCACCCAGACGAGTATCAGGGAAAACCGCGTGAAGCACATGTTTTTCGAGCGGCGGCGAAAACGCAATACATGTTCTTATTCGCAATCAGTTCATCAGCCAGACCTATGCACCTACCAGGTTTTCCATCTGGGGGAATGAGGGACTAACGGGGGAATTGGACATTTTTTCCAGCCATGTCAAATTGTCCACTTTTTAGCTATAAATGATGTCAAATACTCAGTGGTGGGAGCAATAGATTttcatgcactggctacatgtggaTGATGAAAGTTGGAAATTTGATTGTGCACAATCGTACATATCCACCATGgcatgtgatttgaaaatggatgGTGAGCTGAAAATCTCTCTCCTGAAATTCGCTGCACGAGTGGTAGAGAGTGAAGGAATAACTCCCATGAAAACTGTAAGGAAAGTGCATGAATAAACTttattatttgaaaacattaatcattgtgtctttttattttatatgtatAATAAAAGGAGAGAATACCggatatgtattttgatatgctgTTTGGAATAGGAAAAGCAATGTTCTCCCATACTATGAACACATAATCACTGTGtctttttattgtaatgtaGAGAAGGTAAAAATACAGGGTATGTATTTGATATGATGAATGAATTAGGACAAGCAATGTTCTCCCGACAAAATTTTCATAGCATATTGGCTAATGCACGTATGAATGTTTTCCACCAATGCGTGATTGCAggaccacagacaaatagaaagacagactagcaacgaatattgttcaaggtgtgaagcggCTACGTAACCTCTCCATTTatgcctcgcctcaggtagctctcgactTTCTTTTCCggagagtgccgaccatgcacccttcagtagtttccggattttcgccaatttttaagtgaaagtatgttcggtaaagtttgtgttgtttagc includes the following:
- the LOC139125743 gene encoding tripartite motif-containing protein 2-like is translated as MALVKVHFNTEANRILTKEYNEKRDIDPSSVLPVAHCDKHRNNEFRYFCKTCQVPICSECTVMEHPNKSHSYDYLQTIADRYKDDLLKYLKRFEVKAEEVDKCKTAAMKICNEYIRKPETEQKKVLKKSTDLRSRLSFEENALKAEVKREYDIRIQTQNDQIHDLQFRYCRLISMMNYLEYLVQHKNAAQLMLTKESVVNCVQELEGVENKYDIDHDEVKFVPAVTTEPLLGTLVSVQNGSNDSYSEYDINDKATLTTNETTVDPEPLGIGGELTNYKISRAVDLPDSVRERIGNSFLICTLKQQTVVVYERKYKEVLFVDKLRTNSVTELEKVARKAKTDHKTLNSEEDALIGQLEKIYSVKVKEITSHTDELQIRYGKFCTVDTIPHRLIKGQSVDFVITTKDRRGEVVNTKQKVKVTLTSADGSCKDVKVTENGNGTHTVTVHGEMVGDYKVSISVSGQAIPGSPFDFRVLIPLVKTFGGPGHEKGYFNNPTGLAFDSNGNLVVADHSNKEFRSLIEMATSRRFSHLPNGKLIRSFGEAELRHPRGIAISPLNGVVYVTDWDGEGNDTDRDGHCIRKYTQTGEYINSFGSYGQNEGQFRGPHSIDFDSDGNLYVSDFNNSRVQVFDENDRFVRAFGSFGEKEGHFKRPSGIVVSQDKLVYVVDQYANNIQAFDVHGKFIHRIDSGEDKLDHPMGIAQSRDDPRKLFVADNLNHCIKVFID